One stretch of bacterium DNA includes these proteins:
- a CDS encoding redoxin domain-containing protein, producing the protein MRDAYEKFRDAGIELYAISYDDQKVLREFSEKQKIPYRLLSDIDSEVIRRFGILNDQVGREDAFLEGIPYPGVYVTDEAGIVVAKFFHGSYKKRDSPEMLIDAVLGRLVPSDDAPSVSGGDEEVQISVSVHGGKGTIRQGILRQVVVHFELADGIHIYGEPVPEGMIPASVAVSGPPGLVVEDPVFPATETLRLESMDMELPAWSGTIDIVVPFYAVGELASETRPLDANTAEIEVGIRYQACNDAVCFPPKSEMFTLQLTLDVVDVPALGTHMGHGQREGNYNSHPHMARLMLRKLRKYPLGLPRLIWKTIKLEIAARRRSRNG; encoded by the coding sequence CTGCGCGACGCCTACGAGAAGTTTCGGGACGCGGGAATCGAACTCTACGCGATCTCCTACGATGACCAGAAGGTTCTGAGGGAGTTCAGCGAGAAGCAGAAGATTCCCTATCGGCTGCTATCGGACATCGACTCCGAAGTCATCCGCCGCTTCGGCATCTTGAACGACCAGGTCGGGCGCGAGGATGCCTTCCTCGAAGGCATCCCCTACCCGGGCGTCTACGTGACGGACGAAGCCGGAATCGTGGTCGCGAAGTTCTTCCACGGTTCCTACAAGAAACGCGACAGTCCGGAGATGCTGATCGACGCAGTCCTCGGACGACTCGTGCCGTCCGACGATGCACCGAGCGTGAGCGGCGGAGACGAAGAAGTGCAGATCTCGGTCTCCGTCCACGGTGGCAAGGGGACGATCCGCCAGGGGATTCTGCGACAAGTCGTAGTGCACTTCGAACTCGCAGACGGCATCCACATCTACGGCGAACCGGTGCCCGAGGGAATGATCCCGGCAAGTGTTGCGGTTTCCGGCCCGCCCGGCCTGGTGGTCGAAGATCCCGTCTTTCCAGCGACGGAAACTCTGCGGCTGGAAAGCATGGACATGGAACTACCCGCGTGGAGCGGCACCATCGACATCGTCGTGCCCTTCTACGCCGTAGGAGAACTCGCCAGCGAAACACGTCCGCTGGATGCGAACACCGCCGAGATCGAGGTCGGTATTCGCTATCAGGCCTGCAATGACGCCGTCTGCTTTCCACCCAAGAGCGAGATGTTCACACTACAACTAACGCTCGACGTGGTCGATGTCCCCGCACTCGGAACCCACATGGGACACGGTCAACGCGAGGGCAATTACAATAGCCATCCGCATATGGCGCGCTTGATGCTGCGCAAGCTGCGCAAGTACCCGCTGGGTTTACCGCGTCTGATCTGGAAGACGATCAAGCTCGAAATCGCCGCGCGGCGCCGGAGCCGAAACGGCTAG